The Sagittula stellata E-37 sequence CCATTCCTTTTCATCGTCGATCTCGACGAAGAAACGCCATTCGTCCTGTTCGATCATGGCAATGGCTTCCTCGGTCGAGAGACGCCACTGCGACTTTCCGAAGAATGACTTGCGAACGCCTCCGATCGCAAGAAGTTGTGCGCCATTTTCCGCGACCTTTGCCCATGTGACTTGAGCTGGTGCAGCCATAATGTTCACCACCTTTCGGGATTTAGAGTAGCGCAGAATTGCCGCAGGGGAAACCGTTAAGGGTTAATTAACTGAAATTACTCCGCAAATTCCCGATGAATCGGCCTGCTGGCATTCGATCTTACCTTCGAACTGGCGGTCGCCCGGCATACCGAAGACGGCGCCACACAGTGGGCAAGAGCCACAATCGGTGCCGATGTTTCTGACATGTGCGCGGAACAAGTTCCTTCGGTGTGCGCCCAATCCGTCCCGCGCGCGCCCGAAACCGGCCCGCTTGGCTCTTCTCATCAATACCAATTCCTTCCGTCACCGCAGCGTCGTCGAAAGACCCGGGCAGGTCCGAACCGCCTGCCGGCGAAAAAGGGCCGGTGCGCCGGAACATGCCGGATTTCCGCTCCGTGCTCCGGAAGACCTGCAAAAGACTTCGGCGTGGCCACAATCCATGGCAAAGTTAACCAAAACGATTTCAAGCAAACGCATAACGACACACTGAATAACAGGGAGGAAAGACCATGAACCTAAGACCCGACCCGACGTTCCACGCGACGCCGAAGCTGGCGATGGAGGCGCCGGCCGAGACACTTGCCTTCACGCTGATGCTCAGTCCGGATGGATCGCAACCGGACGGGGTTGCCGTCGTCGACGTGGACCCGAAGTCCAAGTCCTATGGCCAGATCGTCCACCAGGTCATCATGCCGAACAAGGGCGACGAGTTTCACCATTTCGGCTGGAATGCCTGTTCGTCCTCGCTCTCGCCGCTGTCGGGGCACGCCTTCCTGGAACGGCGCTACCTGATCGTGCCCGGTATCCGGTCGTCGCGGATCTACGTTATAGATGTGAAGGAGCCGCTGAAGGCGAAGATCCACAAGATCATCGAACCCGAAGAGGTCTTTGCCAAGACCGGCTATTCCCGGCCCCACACGATTCACTGCGGTCCCGAAGGCATCTATGTCAGCACCCTTGGCGGTGGCGGAAAGGACGGCACCGATGGGCCTCCGGGCATCTTCATCATGGATTGCGAAACCTTCGACATCCTCGGCCGCTACGAGATGGACCGGGGCGAGCAGGACAAGCATTACGATTTCTGGTGGAACCTGCCGCGCGACTACATGGTGTCGTCGGAGTGGGGCCTGCCGCCACAGTTCGAGAACGGAATCGTCGCCGAGGACCTCTTGTCCAACAAGTACGGGCACAAAATCCATTTCTGGAAACTGCGCGAACGCAAGAACGTGCAGACCATCGACCTGGGCGAGAACCACCAGATGGCGCTGGAAATCCGGCCTGCCCACGATCCGTCGAAAGATTACGGCTTCTGCGGCGTCGTGGTGGACACAACCAACCTTCAAGGGTCGATCTTTACCTGGTGGCAAAAGGACGACGGCACCTTTGAGGCGAAGAAGACCCTGACCATCGACCCGCGTCCGGAAAAGCCCGAGAACCTGCCGCCCCTTCTGCAAGGGTTCGAAGCCGTTCCGCCGTTGGTCACCGACATCGACCTCAGCCTCGACGACCGGTTCCTATACGTCGCCTGCTGGGGTCTGGGCGAGATGCACCAGTACGACGTCTCCGACCCAATGAACCCCAAACTAGCCGGCAAGGTAGAGCTGGGCGGCATCGCGCGCGGCACGAAACATCCCTGCGGCAAACCCTTCGCCTACGGCCCGCAGATGGTGGAGATCAGCCGCGACGGGAAACGCGTCTACTGGACCAACTC is a genomic window containing:
- a CDS encoding selenium-binding protein SBP56-related protein, producing the protein MNLRPDPTFHATPKLAMEAPAETLAFTLMLSPDGSQPDGVAVVDVDPKSKSYGQIVHQVIMPNKGDEFHHFGWNACSSSLSPLSGHAFLERRYLIVPGIRSSRIYVIDVKEPLKAKIHKIIEPEEVFAKTGYSRPHTIHCGPEGIYVSTLGGGGKDGTDGPPGIFIMDCETFDILGRYEMDRGEQDKHYDFWWNLPRDYMVSSEWGLPPQFENGIVAEDLLSNKYGHKIHFWKLRERKNVQTIDLGENHQMALEIRPAHDPSKDYGFCGVVVDTTNLQGSIFTWWQKDDGTFEAKKTLTIDPRPEKPENLPPLLQGFEAVPPLVTDIDLSLDDRFLYVACWGLGEMHQYDVSDPMNPKLAGKVELGGIARGTKHPCGKPFAYGPQMVEISRDGKRVYWTNSLYSTWDDQFYPDDEGGQMVMAHVGENGGLTLAEDFYVEFPKGYRSHQIRLEGGDCSTDSFCYPSA